In a genomic window of beta proteobacterium MWH-UniP1:
- a CDS encoding phospholipase D-like domain-containing protein produces the protein MAELGTPLIEILQGADEYFPALISEIDRAQHAIYLESYLIHDDPPTNEVLAALVRAAKRGLRVHVVLDGFGAAGAMAWVGQRLDTSGVEVELYRPGVRWLAPKTWRRIHRKLVMIDERVGFIGGINLIGDRFDLVHGDLKSPRLDFAVRVSSARVINAMSRVMRRLWWRTSLRNSLRGSLKRLLESERRAEELIRVRQAWRSTRRHLRWRGPPARKYVSRRSRLLLRDNLRHRRSIESWYLWKIRFAKRDVLIANAYFVPTYRFRQALIEAAGRGVRVRLLLQGNSDQWWTHWATQALIGELVAAGIEIYEYTESFLHAKVAVIDDAMTVGSSNIDPFSLMLSLEANLVADDASATAQLREKLEAAISISAKREPLVVRRGPLRGLARAAAITFSLMALRIFIAFSGTGFRIR, from the coding sequence GTGGCTGAACTCGGCACACCACTGATTGAAATCTTGCAAGGCGCTGACGAGTATTTCCCAGCTTTGATCAGCGAGATTGATCGTGCCCAGCATGCGATTTATCTTGAGTCTTATCTGATTCACGACGACCCGCCCACCAATGAGGTGCTTGCGGCATTGGTGCGGGCCGCCAAACGCGGACTGCGTGTGCATGTGGTGCTTGATGGTTTTGGCGCAGCCGGTGCCATGGCGTGGGTTGGGCAGCGGCTCGATACCAGCGGAGTCGAGGTGGAACTTTATCGGCCTGGTGTTCGTTGGCTCGCGCCAAAGACATGGCGGCGTATTCATCGCAAGCTTGTCATGATCGACGAGCGTGTCGGTTTTATTGGTGGCATCAATTTGATTGGGGATCGTTTTGATCTTGTACATGGGGATCTGAAGTCGCCAAGACTAGATTTCGCTGTCAGGGTTAGCTCGGCCCGAGTGATCAATGCCATGTCTCGGGTGATGCGTCGGCTGTGGTGGCGCACGAGCTTACGCAACTCACTGCGTGGCAGTCTTAAGCGGCTGCTGGAATCAGAGCGCCGTGCCGAAGAACTGATTCGGGTCCGTCAGGCCTGGCGTAGTACGCGCCGACATCTACGCTGGCGGGGGCCGCCCGCTCGGAAATATGTGTCACGGCGCTCGCGACTGTTGCTGCGAGACAATCTGCGTCATCGGCGCAGCATCGAGAGCTGGTATTTGTGGAAGATTCGTTTTGCTAAGCGGGACGTTCTTATCGCGAATGCTTATTTTGTACCCACCTACCGTTTTCGGCAGGCCTTGATCGAGGCCGCCGGCCGCGGTGTTCGTGTTCGGCTGCTCTTGCAAGGCAACAGCGACCAATGGTGGACCCATTGGGCGACGCAAGCACTCATTGGCGAGTTGGTGGCGGCGGGTATTGAGATCTATGAATATACTGAGAGTTTTTTGCATGCCAAGGTTGCTGTGATCGATGATGCAATGACGGTGGGCTCATCGAATATCGATCCTTTTTCGCTCATGCTCTCTCTGGAAGCCAATCTGGTGGCCGATGACGCCAGCGCAACGGCGCAGCTTCGGGAAAAGTTAGAGGCAGCGATATCCATTTCAGCAAAGCGCGAACCCTTGGTGGTTCGGCGTGGTCCTTTGCGCGGCCTGGCGCGGGCGGCGGCCATTACATTTTCACTCATGGCGTTGCGAATTTTTATCGCCTTTAGCGGCACCGGGTTTCGGATTCGTTAA
- the nudB gene encoding dihydroneopterin triphosphate diphosphatase, whose product MAGTKIPQSVLVIIHSSDMDVLLLERADHPGFWQSVTGSRDSYDEPLAETARRELFEETGIGLDDPAVEPLMDWGFQQVYEIFPHWRHRYPDGVTHNTEHVFSVCVPKSIAVRLAPREHLSYQWLPWQEAAERCFSWSNAKAIRELPSRLSVTPPQLRLATYNIHKGRQRALPKLRRQLSIHEVQSAIHQLGADVICLQEVQGRHDRHALRYRDWPSSGQHDFLAPSGYYVAYATTASYLHGHHGNAILSRYPIVSTETRDFSDHVLEQRATLHAVLDVHGQHVHVFVVHFGLFSGSRRRQETALVQWIQQEVSANAPVLIAGDFNDWRLVLGHRLVTEIGMAEVMRSGRRRPLRTFPSLMPLMRMDRIFQRGFSVLFCGTARQAAPEIHNARGWSKLSDHVPVIVDLELKRG is encoded by the coding sequence ATGGCAGGCACCAAAATTCCACAGTCGGTTCTTGTAATCATCCATTCCTCGGACATGGACGTCTTGTTGCTCGAGCGTGCCGACCATCCAGGCTTTTGGCAGTCTGTTACCGGAAGTCGCGATTCTTATGACGAACCATTGGCCGAGACGGCGCGACGAGAGTTATTCGAAGAAACAGGAATTGGGCTGGATGATCCTGCCGTTGAACCACTAATGGATTGGGGCTTTCAGCAGGTTTATGAAATTTTTCCGCATTGGCGTCATCGCTATCCCGATGGCGTCACGCACAACACCGAGCATGTGTTTAGTGTCTGTGTGCCGAAAAGCATCGCGGTTCGACTTGCTCCGCGAGAGCACCTTTCTTATCAGTGGTTGCCCTGGCAGGAAGCCGCAGAGCGTTGTTTTTCATGGAGTAACGCCAAGGCGATTCGAGAACTTCCGAGCCGCCTTTCCGTAACGCCACCACAACTTCGACTGGCCACTTACAACATTCACAAAGGGCGACAACGCGCTTTGCCAAAGCTCAGACGACAGCTGAGTATCCACGAGGTGCAATCAGCGATTCATCAGCTCGGCGCAGATGTGATCTGCCTGCAAGAAGTCCAGGGGCGCCATGATCGCCACGCCCTTCGCTATCGCGATTGGCCAAGCAGTGGCCAACATGATTTTCTGGCCCCATCTGGCTATTACGTTGCCTATGCCACTACGGCCAGTTATCTGCATGGCCACCACGGAAATGCAATCCTGAGTCGCTACCCAATCGTGTCGACCGAGACACGGGATTTTTCTGACCATGTGTTAGAGCAGCGGGCAACGCTACATGCCGTCTTAGATGTTCATGGCCAGCATGTCCATGTGTTTGTAGTGCATTTTGGCTTATTCTCAGGAAGTCGCAGGCGTCAAGAGACGGCCCTTGTGCAATGGATACAGCAGGAAGTATCCGCCAATGCGCCAGTGCTTATTGCCGGTGACTTTAATGATTGGCGCTTGGTGCTTGGCCATCGTTTGGTCACTGAGATTGGCATGGCCGAGGTCATGCGTTCTGGAAGAAGGCGGCCACTGCGGACCTTTCCAAGCCTGATGCCCCTGATGCGCATGGACCGTATTTTCCAGCGGGGGTTTTCAGTTCTTTTTTGCGGCACTGCCCGTCAGGCAGCCCCTGAAATCCACAACGCTCGTGGCTGGTCAAAGCTTTCCGACCATGTGCCCGTAATTGTTGATCTTGAGCTGAAACGTGGCTGA
- the aspS gene encoding aspartate--tRNA ligase, whose translation MRSQYAGSVCAEQLGQTVTLCGWVHRRRDHGGVIFIDLRDREGLAQVVCDPDRPDMFKTAETLRNEFCIQITGLVRKRPEGTINSNLKSGEIEILCHEITVLNPSVTPPFQLDDDNLSETTRLTHRVLDLRRPMMQKNLMLRYRVAMEVRRYLDAEGFVDIETPMLTKSTPEGARDYLVPSRVNAGQFFALPQSPQLFKQLLMVSGFDRYYQITKCFRDEDLRADRQPEFTQIDCETSFLTEQQIRDLFERMIRHVFKTTIQIALPDSFPVMAYSEAMQRFGSDKPDLRVKLEFTELTDAMKSVDFKVFSDPANDPKGRVAGLRIPGGASISRGEIDSYTEFVKIYGAKGLAWIKINDRAKGRDGLQSPIVKNLHDDAIAAILERSGAQDGDLIFFGADRAKVVNDALGALRLKVGHSDFAKQHGLFEAGWKPLWVIDFPMFEHDEEEDRWVAVHHPFTAPKDGHEDLMNTDPGKCVAKAYDMVLNGWELGGGSVRIHREEVQSKVFRALKIGPEEAKMKFGFLLDALQYGAPPHGGIAFGLDRIVTLMSGAESIRDVIAFPKTQRAQCLLTQAPSAVDEKQLRELHIRLREAPKIAG comes from the coding sequence ATGCGCTCTCAATACGCTGGCTCAGTCTGTGCTGAGCAACTTGGACAGACGGTTACCTTATGCGGCTGGGTGCATCGCCGGCGTGACCATGGTGGTGTGATTTTTATTGACTTGCGTGATCGCGAAGGTCTGGCTCAGGTGGTCTGTGACCCAGACCGGCCTGACATGTTCAAAACGGCCGAAACGCTGCGCAACGAATTCTGTATCCAGATCACAGGTCTGGTCCGTAAGCGGCCCGAAGGCACGATCAACTCCAACTTAAAAAGTGGCGAGATTGAAATTCTCTGCCATGAGATCACGGTCCTAAATCCTTCGGTTACGCCACCATTCCAGCTCGACGATGACAACCTGTCAGAGACCACCCGTCTGACCCACCGTGTGTTGGATCTGCGCCGGCCGATGATGCAAAAGAATCTGATGTTGCGTTATCGCGTGGCCATGGAGGTGCGTCGCTATCTCGATGCCGAAGGGTTTGTCGACATTGAGACGCCCATGCTGACCAAGTCCACGCCCGAGGGTGCGCGTGACTATCTCGTGCCGTCCCGAGTGAATGCGGGGCAGTTTTTTGCCTTGCCCCAATCGCCCCAGCTCTTTAAGCAGCTACTCATGGTGTCGGGCTTTGATCGCTATTATCAGATCACCAAATGCTTCCGAGATGAAGATCTTCGTGCAGACCGTCAGCCCGAGTTCACTCAGATTGACTGTGAGACATCATTTCTCACCGAGCAGCAGATCCGTGATCTCTTCGAGCGCATGATTCGTCATGTGTTTAAAACCACCATCCAGATTGCATTGCCCGACTCCTTCCCGGTGATGGCCTATTCCGAGGCAATGCAACGTTTCGGTTCCGATAAGCCAGACTTGCGTGTCAAGCTCGAATTCACTGAGTTGACCGACGCCATGAAATCAGTGGATTTCAAAGTCTTCTCTGATCCAGCCAACGACCCGAAGGGCCGTGTTGCAGGCTTGAGAATCCCTGGGGGCGCATCGATTAGCCGCGGGGAAATTGATAGTTACACTGAATTCGTCAAGATCTATGGGGCAAAGGGCCTGGCTTGGATCAAGATCAATGACCGCGCCAAAGGCCGCGATGGTTTGCAATCACCAATTGTCAAAAACCTGCACGATGATGCGATTGCAGCGATCCTGGAGCGCTCCGGTGCCCAGGATGGCGATTTGATTTTCTTCGGTGCGGATCGTGCAAAAGTTGTCAACGACGCGCTTGGTGCCTTGCGTCTGAAAGTTGGCCATAGTGATTTTGCAAAACAACATGGTCTTTTTGAGGCAGGGTGGAAACCTTTGTGGGTGATTGATTTCCCCATGTTCGAACACGACGAGGAAGAGGACCGCTGGGTTGCTGTCCATCATCCGTTTACCGCACCGAAAGATGGTCATGAAGATCTCATGAACACCGACCCTGGAAAATGTGTGGCCAAAGCCTATGACATGGTGCTAAACGGCTGGGAGTTGGGTGGCGGTTCGGTTCGTATTCACCGCGAAGAAGTCCAGAGCAAGGTCTTTCGTGCTCTGAAGATTGGCCCTGAAGAAGCCAAGATGAAGTTTGGTTTCTTGTTGGATGCGCTTCAATATGGCGCGCCTCCCCATGGCGGTATTGCTTTTGGCTTGGATCGTATCGTGACTCTGATGTCGGGCGCCGAGAGCATTCGTGATGTGATTGCCTTCCCCAAGACCCAGCGTGCACAGTGTTTGCTGACTCAGGCACCTTCGGCGGTGGATGAAAAGCAGTTGCGTGAGCTGCATATCCGCCTGCGCGAAGCGCCAAAGATCGCGGGATAG
- a CDS encoding DUF502 domain-containing protein: MLTQTNFKRYFLAGLILWAPLSITIWVITWIFDLLDSILPIALRSESLFGVHIPGFGVLVVVLFILITGFLAANFLGQKLVDIWEATMQRIPLVRSIYSSVKQVSDTILSPNGQAFRQAVLIQYPRQGAWTIAFLTGTPSPDVAQHLPTDCVSVYVPTTPNPTSGFFLMIPRSEVVELSIGVDAALKYVVSMGTVPPLPKKPKA; the protein is encoded by the coding sequence GTGCTCACCCAGACAAACTTTAAGCGTTATTTCCTTGCGGGCCTGATTCTTTGGGCGCCGTTGTCGATCACCATTTGGGTGATCACCTGGATTTTTGATCTTCTCGACAGCATCTTGCCGATCGCCTTGCGATCAGAGTCGCTCTTCGGTGTGCACATCCCCGGTTTTGGCGTGCTGGTGGTGGTGTTATTCATCCTGATCACCGGTTTTTTGGCGGCAAACTTTCTTGGCCAAAAGCTAGTGGATATCTGGGAAGCCACCATGCAGCGCATCCCGCTGGTCCGCTCAATTTACTCATCGGTGAAGCAGGTCAGCGACACGATTTTGTCGCCAAATGGTCAGGCCTTTCGTCAGGCGGTGCTGATCCAATACCCCCGTCAGGGCGCCTGGACGATCGCATTTTTAACGGGCACGCCTTCCCCAGATGTCGCGCAACATCTGCCCACTGATTGTGTGTCGGTTTATGTGCCAACAACACCAAACCCAACATCGGGTTTCTTTTTGATGATTCCCCGATCAGAAGTCGTGGAGTTATCCATTGGCGTGGATGCTGCCTTGAAGTATGTCGTGAGCATGGGAACGGTACCGCCGTTACCAAAAAAGCCCAAGGCTTGA
- a CDS encoding FmdB family zinc ribbon protein encodes MPIYAYRCEGCGFQKDALQKLSDPPLVDCPECGQPKLVKQVTAAGFALKGSGWYVTDFRDQGKKTSAAADTAGSTTATSTSASASGPAPAAPSASSSATPPSTT; translated from the coding sequence ATGCCGATCTACGCCTATCGTTGTGAAGGGTGCGGATTTCAGAAAGACGCCCTTCAAAAGCTCTCTGATCCACCATTGGTGGACTGTCCGGAGTGCGGACAGCCGAAACTCGTCAAGCAGGTGACCGCCGCAGGTTTTGCGCTGAAGGGGTCTGGCTGGTATGTGACAGATTTCCGAGACCAGGGTAAAAAAACCTCGGCGGCTGCAGACACTGCCGGGAGTACTACGGCAACGAGTACCAGCGCATCGGCCAGCGGTCCAGCGCCAGCTGCCCCTAGCGCCTCGAGTTCAGCAACACCCCCCTCAACGACCTGA
- a CDS encoding single-stranded DNA-binding protein — translation MLMVGVARIGNEPVARYTPDGKAVMDISLAFDYGRKGSDGRRPTQWINAAMWGDRVEKLQPYLSKGSQVFVTLSEPHIETYDKKDGSGQGFSLRARITELEFVGGRRDESSGDAPDMGGGGASAPARTAKSAAKAPGFDELDDDIPF, via the coding sequence ATGTTGATGGTTGGTGTTGCAAGAATTGGAAACGAACCGGTTGCCCGTTATACCCCCGATGGCAAGGCGGTCATGGATATCTCGTTGGCCTTTGATTACGGCCGAAAAGGCAGCGACGGCCGTCGCCCAACCCAGTGGATCAATGCCGCCATGTGGGGGGATCGCGTTGAGAAGCTTCAGCCTTACCTGTCCAAGGGCTCCCAGGTCTTTGTCACCCTTTCAGAGCCTCATATCGAGACCTATGACAAGAAAGACGGCTCAGGCCAGGGCTTTTCACTGCGCGCCCGGATCACTGAGTTGGAGTTTGTTGGCGGCCGTCGGGATGAGTCTTCGGGAGATGCCCCAGATATGGGCGGCGGCGGAGCCTCTGCGCCGGCCCGCACCGCCAAGTCGGCCGCCAAGGCCCCGGGATTTGACGAGCTTGACGACGATATTCCCTTTTAA
- a CDS encoding MFS transporter, which translates to MTKAPQKLRFTRDEWRACLALSMLYGLRMLGLFLVFPILAAEAKKLDGGADPLWIGIAVGVYGLTQALLQIPFGIASDRYGRRKVILVGLAVFALGSFVAALATSIEILAVGRALQGAGAISAAVTAFLADSTRDELRTRAMALIGGTIGLAFALSLIVAPALSAVMGMEGLFWLTGLLVLAAMIPVVRMKEPARKKAMDASMDQAKKTVLSNGQLMRLNLGIFMIHMTQTAIFVVIPLALIDMGTALPEHWKIYLPVVMLSFLAMIPPIFWAERTGHYKPAFLAAIGLMGTAIAGFAFVPHVIWIWAAVLFLFFTSFNLLEAFLPSWVSRVAPPEHRGLALGVYNTTQSLGLFTGGLLGGIMAKAFGETAVYLVCAATILVWGIISFGLKELGPRKPKPADPMGQASG; encoded by the coding sequence ATGACGAAAGCACCTCAAAAACTTCGGTTCACACGGGATGAATGGCGGGCCTGCCTGGCGCTCTCCATGCTGTATGGCTTGCGGATGCTTGGCCTATTTTTGGTTTTCCCAATCCTGGCTGCCGAGGCAAAAAAATTAGACGGTGGCGCTGATCCGCTTTGGATTGGTATTGCGGTCGGCGTCTATGGATTGACACAGGCCCTGTTGCAGATCCCGTTTGGCATCGCTTCGGATCGCTATGGCCGCCGAAAAGTAATCTTGGTGGGGCTGGCAGTCTTTGCGCTGGGCAGCTTTGTTGCTGCACTGGCGACAAGTATTGAAATCCTTGCGGTCGGCCGGGCCCTACAGGGCGCGGGCGCAATCTCTGCAGCAGTCACGGCCTTTCTTGCGGATTCCACGCGGGATGAACTGCGTACGCGCGCTATGGCGCTTATTGGTGGAACGATCGGGTTGGCCTTTGCCTTGTCTTTGATCGTGGCACCCGCCTTGTCTGCCGTGATGGGCATGGAGGGGTTGTTTTGGCTCACTGGGCTTTTAGTCCTTGCCGCAATGATTCCCGTGGTTCGCATGAAGGAACCCGCCCGAAAAAAGGCCATGGACGCTTCCATGGACCAGGCCAAGAAAACTGTCCTATCTAACGGCCAGTTGATGCGGCTAAACCTGGGAATTTTCATGATTCACATGACCCAGACGGCCATCTTCGTGGTGATTCCCCTGGCCCTGATCGATATGGGCACGGCACTGCCCGAGCACTGGAAGATCTATCTGCCTGTCGTGATGCTGTCTTTTCTGGCCATGATTCCGCCTATTTTTTGGGCTGAGCGGACCGGCCATTACAAGCCTGCTTTTTTGGCAGCCATCGGCCTGATGGGCACCGCGATCGCCGGCTTTGCCTTCGTTCCCCATGTCATTTGGATATGGGCGGCCGTCCTGTTTTTGTTTTTCACGTCATTCAATCTCTTAGAGGCCTTTTTGCCCTCTTGGGTATCCCGAGTTGCGCCGCCAGAGCATCGCGGCCTAGCGCTTGGGGTCTACAACACAACCCAGTCACTCGGGCTATTCACTGGGGGCCTGCTCGGGGGCATTATGGCCAAGGCCTTTGGTGAGACCGCGGTCTATCTGGTCTGCGCCGCGACGATCCTGGTTTGGGGCATTATCTCGTTTGGTTTAAAAGAATTAGGCCCCCGAAAGCCCAAACCGGCTGACCCGATGGGTCAGGCGTCTGGCTAA
- the uvrA gene encoding excinuclease ABC subunit UvrA, with the protein MRDAIRVRGARTHNLKSIDLDLPRHQLVVITGLSGSGKSSLAFDTLYAEGQRRYVESLSAYARQFLQLMEKPDVDLIEGLSPAIAIEQKATSHNPRSTVGTVTEIHDYLRLLFARAGVPHCPDHPHHRLESQTISQMVDQILSWPEQSKLTVMAPVLSNRKGEHHDLINSLRAQGFVRLRVQTEHQPPVLCDIDQIGALQKNQRHSIDVVVDRLKVKPDIGQRLAESLETALRLGDGRALLDCEPAVANTKEHVFSTKFACPDCGFSLKDLEPQLFSFNSPAGACTACDGIGVVDYFDEKRVVAFPNLSLASGAIKGWDRRNAFYFQLLQSLSEHYGFDLETPFEALPDHIRHVILHGSGEEEIPLRYPGDRGKIVIKKHAFEGILPNMLRRWQETDSSAVKEELGRYRSEQACPECAGTRLKREARFVRVGVPGDDINLPELLRMPLRDAANRLSHLVLPGMKAAIGEKILSEITARLGFLVNVGLDYLTLDRPAATLSGGESQRIRLASQIGAGLSGVMYVLDEPSIGLHQRDNDRLLSTLQHLRDLGNTVIVVEHDEDAITSADYVVDMGPGAGEHGGRIIAQGPPAEILQHPTSLTGQYLSGRKTIAIPKRRHAPSDRVIKIIGAHGNNLKQVSVDIPCGLMVCVTGVSGSGKSTLINDTLYTAAAKKIYGSSAEPAGFDSIEGLDHFDKVINVDQSPIGRTPRSNPATYTGLFTPIRELFAQTATARERGYDAGRFSFNVKGGRCEACQGDGLVKVEMHFLPDVYVPCDVCHGLRYNRETLDVRYRGKNIAEVLDVTIEQAMEFFRAVPNVARRLQTLMDVGLGYVKLGQSATTLSGGEAQRVKLSQELSKRDTGRTLYVLDEPTTGLHFQDIELLLKVLHALRDAGNTLVIIEHNLDVIKTADWIIDLGPEGGDGGGQIVATGTPETIAEQKGSHTGQYLAKVLRR; encoded by the coding sequence ATGCGTGACGCGATACGGGTGCGCGGTGCCCGAACCCACAACCTCAAAAGCATCGATCTCGATTTACCCCGCCACCAGCTGGTGGTGATTACTGGACTGTCTGGTTCCGGAAAGTCGTCGCTTGCCTTTGACACCCTTTACGCAGAAGGGCAGCGCCGCTACGTGGAGTCTCTGTCGGCCTATGCCCGGCAGTTTCTCCAGCTCATGGAAAAGCCCGATGTTGATCTGATCGAGGGCTTATCGCCGGCAATCGCGATTGAGCAAAAAGCCACCAGCCACAACCCACGGTCCACGGTGGGCACCGTGACCGAGATCCATGATTACCTTCGGCTTTTGTTTGCGCGGGCTGGTGTGCCACACTGCCCGGACCATCCCCATCATCGCCTTGAGTCTCAGACCATATCGCAGATGGTGGATCAGATTCTGAGCTGGCCTGAGCAATCGAAGCTCACGGTCATGGCACCAGTACTCAGTAATCGTAAAGGCGAGCACCATGATCTGATCAATAGCTTGCGGGCCCAAGGCTTTGTTCGGCTACGAGTGCAGACAGAGCACCAGCCACCCGTGCTGTGTGACATCGATCAGATCGGAGCCCTGCAAAAAAATCAACGCCACTCGATTGATGTGGTGGTTGACCGCCTGAAAGTAAAACCCGATATCGGCCAGCGGCTTGCGGAATCTCTTGAGACTGCACTTCGACTTGGCGATGGCCGTGCCTTGCTCGATTGCGAGCCCGCCGTTGCGAATACCAAAGAACATGTCTTCTCAACAAAGTTTGCCTGCCCGGATTGCGGATTTAGCCTGAAAGACCTTGAGCCACAGCTCTTTTCGTTTAATAGCCCCGCAGGTGCATGTACTGCGTGTGATGGTATTGGCGTAGTGGACTATTTTGATGAAAAGCGGGTAGTGGCTTTCCCAAATTTAAGTCTCGCGTCTGGGGCAATCAAAGGCTGGGACCGGCGAAATGCCTTTTATTTTCAGCTGCTGCAGAGTCTGTCAGAACACTATGGCTTCGATCTTGAAACACCATTTGAAGCCCTGCCCGATCACATTCGGCATGTGATCCTGCACGGTTCAGGCGAAGAAGAGATTCCGCTTCGGTACCCCGGCGATCGCGGCAAGATAGTGATCAAGAAACATGCTTTTGAAGGAATTCTTCCCAATATGCTTCGCCGCTGGCAGGAGACCGATTCTTCGGCAGTGAAGGAAGAGCTTGGCCGCTATCGAAGCGAGCAGGCCTGCCCTGAATGCGCCGGCACACGACTTAAGCGAGAGGCCCGTTTTGTTCGGGTGGGCGTGCCCGGCGACGACATCAATCTGCCAGAACTCCTCCGCATGCCGCTGCGCGATGCGGCAAATCGTTTGTCGCATCTGGTATTGCCCGGCATGAAGGCAGCGATTGGCGAAAAAATTCTCTCTGAAATCACTGCCCGGCTTGGTTTCTTAGTGAATGTGGGGTTGGATTACCTGACCCTGGATCGGCCTGCTGCGACACTGTCGGGCGGGGAGAGCCAACGGATTCGTCTGGCCAGTCAGATTGGCGCTGGTTTATCGGGTGTGATGTATGTCTTGGATGAACCATCCATCGGCCTGCATCAGCGGGACAACGATCGGCTGCTCTCAACCCTGCAGCACCTGCGTGATCTGGGTAACACCGTGATTGTGGTAGAGCACGATGAAGATGCGATCACTTCTGCCGATTATGTGGTGGATATGGGACCTGGTGCGGGCGAACATGGCGGCCGTATCATCGCCCAAGGCCCCCCTGCAGAGATTCTGCAGCACCCCACATCACTCACGGGGCAATATCTCTCAGGCCGCAAGACGATTGCGATTCCAAAGCGCCGTCATGCCCCCAGCGATCGGGTGATTAAAATCATCGGGGCCCACGGTAACAACCTAAAACAGGTCTCGGTCGATATTCCATGTGGTCTGATGGTCTGTGTGACGGGTGTTTCGGGCTCCGGGAAGTCAACGCTGATTAATGACACGCTGTATACAGCAGCGGCCAAGAAAATCTACGGCTCAAGCGCAGAGCCAGCGGGCTTTGATTCCATTGAAGGTCTTGATCATTTTGACAAAGTCATCAATGTTGACCAAAGCCCGATCGGCAGAACACCAAGAAGCAATCCCGCGACCTACACCGGGCTATTTACGCCAATACGCGAACTCTTCGCGCAGACCGCCACCGCCCGTGAACGTGGCTATGATGCTGGCCGCTTTTCATTTAACGTCAAAGGTGGCCGATGCGAGGCCTGTCAGGGGGATGGGTTAGTCAAAGTAGAAATGCACTTTCTGCCCGATGTCTATGTGCCCTGCGATGTCTGTCATGGGCTACGTTACAACCGAGAGACCCTAGATGTTCGCTATCGCGGGAAAAATATTGCGGAAGTCTTGGACGTAACGATTGAGCAGGCGATGGAGTTTTTCCGCGCAGTGCCCAATGTGGCCCGGCGACTGCAGACCCTGATGGATGTCGGTCTTGGCTATGTCAAGCTTGGCCAGAGTGCCACCACACTATCTGGTGGTGAGGCCCAGCGGGTAAAGCTTTCTCAAGAGCTATCCAAACGCGATACAGGTCGCACGCTCTATGTGCTCGACGAACCCACCACTGGTCTGCATTTTCAAGATATTGAATTACTGCTCAAAGTCTTGCATGCCCTGCGCGATGCCGGCAACACGCTGGTCATCATTGAACACAATCTTGATGTGATTAAGACTGCGGACTGGATTATTGATCTGGGGCCCGAGGGTGGCGATGGCGGTGGACAGATTGTGGCCACTGGAACTCCCGAGACGATTGCCGAGCAAAAAGGAAGTCATACCGGCCAGTATCTGGCCAAGGTATTGCGGCGGTAA